The Conexivisphaera calida genome includes a region encoding these proteins:
- a CDS encoding transposase, with the protein MRTTLGRTSSPSFLAERGIEPVIRVRRNSVPRSRGCYVRKRTVEEFLSLGRAGWSRAHGYGMRWAAEGLFSALKRIFGEHVMVRKFANAAKELLLKAAICNSFLMAMYR; encoded by the coding sequence GTGCGTACGACTCTAGGGAGAACCTCCAGCCCCAGCTTCCTTGCGGAGAGGGGGATAGAGCCGGTCATAAGGGTGAGGAGGAACTCCGTGCCCAGGAGCAGGGGGTGTTATGTCAGGAAGAGGACGGTGGAGGAGTTCCTGAGCCTGGGGAGGGCCGGCTGGAGCAGGGCGCACGGATACGGCATGCGCTGGGCCGCCGAGGGACTGTTCTCTGCTCTGAAGAGGATATTCGGGGAGCACGTGATGGTCAGGAAGTTCGCGAACGCGGCGAAGGAGCTCCTGCTCAAGGCTGCGATATGCAACTCGTTCCTGATGGCGATGTATAGGTGA
- a CDS encoding transposase, with amino-acid sequence MEEGAQEENREKEGEPFHYPGSYIRFLATVRAIFHLPYRRTEGFVRSLARFIQGLPVPDYTTIARRTNRLEIDLDETLIKSSEPVTIAVDSTGIKAQDGGGWMTRIWRVRKGYLKLHVAVDVRTKQVV; translated from the coding sequence GTGGAGGAGGGGGCTCAGGAGGAGAACAGGGAGAAGGAGGGGGAGCCGTTCCACTACCCGGGCTCCTACATTAGGTTCCTGGCCACCGTGCGCGCGATCTTCCACCTACCCTACCGCCGGACGGAGGGGTTCGTGAGGTCCCTGGCCAGGTTCATACAGGGCCTCCCCGTCCCGGATTACACCACGATAGCCAGGAGGACCAACCGCTTGGAGATAGATCTGGATGAGACCCTGATCAAGTCGAGCGAGCCGGTGACCATAGCCGTCGACTCCACGGGTATAAAGGCGCAGGACGGAGGTGGCTGGATGACGAGGATCTGGAGGGTGAGGAAGGGCTACCTGAAGCTTCACGTGGCCGTGGACGTAAGGACCAAGCAGGTCGTATAG
- a CDS encoding FkbM family methyltransferase, producing the protein MGYLEVIRRYRKAYRNWIGVLAAEMLGRETVRVVLRNGASGEVSAGGAYHISMLISHGFDVIDININTYEIIFGYNGIKVKLYGFVYGDPHDAFKYYKWLDVRGKKVLDVGASIGDTAIYFSLRGSKEVVAFEPYPFPYSYAKRNLEANNISNIVLVNAAVGGSDGVVTLTTGQTNSGTPLRPSPDGVQVPVYSLDTIIEKYGPFDVMKMDCEGCEYDAILNSRRIGEIRQIQIEYHYGPKRLVDKLRETAFSVRHAGSRGLGYIYAER; encoded by the coding sequence GTGGGCTATCTGGAGGTTATCAGGCGCTATAGGAAGGCCTACAGGAATTGGATTGGTGTGCTGGCCGCCGAGATGCTCGGCAGGGAAACCGTGCGCGTCGTGCTGAGAAATGGCGCGAGCGGTGAAGTGAGCGCTGGTGGTGCTTATCATATCTCCATGTTAATCAGCCATGGATTTGATGTTATTGATATAAATATTAATACATATGAAATAATATTTGGCTATAACGGTATTAAGGTAAAACTTTATGGATTTGTATACGGTGACCCTCACGATGCATTCAAATATTACAAGTGGCTGGATGTAAGAGGAAAGAAGGTCCTCGACGTCGGTGCCTCGATAGGTGATACCGCGATCTACTTCTCGTTGAGGGGTTCGAAGGAGGTCGTCGCGTTTGAGCCATACCCGTTCCCCTACTCATATGCCAAGAGGAATCTGGAGGCGAACAACATCTCGAACATCGTACTCGTGAATGCTGCAGTGGGTGGCAGCGATGGCGTCGTCACACTGACCACCGGCCAAACAAACAGCGGTACACCGCTGAGGCCATCACCTGATGGAGTTCAGGTCCCGGTCTACAGCTTGGACACCATCATTGAGAAATACGGCCCATTCGATGTGATGAAGATGGACTGCGAGGGGTGCGAATATGATGCAATCCTGAACAGCAGAAGGATCGGCGAGATAAGGCAAATACAGATAGAATACCACTACGGGCCTAAGAGGCTGGTCGATAAGCTAAGAGAAACAGCATTCTCGGTGAGACATGCAGGATCAAGGGGCTTAGGGTACATTTACGCCGAGAGATGA
- a CDS encoding SDH family Clp fold serine proteinase has translation MDQPVVSPVDVQVTWADKQAFMEVIRGIQGDELALILHSPGGQIEAAQSIVEYIRSKFSRVTAIVPDAAMSAATLIALSADKILMGRQSNLGPIDPQFMIPLQNTLVPISAQSLLEEFERARKEVKHDRDSLLVWAPKIQQYPPGILEEARNAIELTKKLGREWLARYMLKDEPSANKIAGHIVNYLSNHKQLRSHATPIRAERLKELGLVVENLEEDQKLQDLVLSVYHAARITFQSTLAHKIVENSDGRAFIRIVSQYSQGTVQRK, from the coding sequence ATGGATCAACCAGTGGTAAGTCCGGTCGATGTTCAAGTGACGTGGGCCGACAAGCAGGCGTTCATGGAGGTCATACGTGGTATACAAGGCGATGAGCTCGCTCTGATTCTACATAGCCCCGGAGGGCAGATAGAAGCTGCGCAGAGCATCGTGGAGTACATAAGAAGTAAATTCTCGCGGGTAACGGCCATAGTACCAGATGCCGCGATGTCCGCAGCAACTTTGATCGCATTATCTGCAGATAAAATATTGATGGGCAGGCAATCCAATCTAGGTCCAATAGATCCGCAGTTCATGATTCCTCTGCAGAATACGCTGGTTCCGATTTCCGCGCAATCCCTCTTAGAAGAGTTCGAGAGAGCTCGGAAAGAGGTGAAGCATGACAGGGATAGTCTGCTGGTTTGGGCACCAAAGATACAGCAGTATCCCCCAGGCATTCTCGAGGAGGCCAGAAATGCGATAGAGCTGACTAAGAAACTGGGAAGGGAGTGGCTAGCTAGATATATGTTGAAAGATGAACCGAGCGCCAATAAAATAGCCGGTCATATCGTGAACTACCTGAGCAATCACAAGCAGCTCAGATCACATGCCACGCCCATACGTGCGGAGAGGCTGAAGGAGCTCGGGCTCGTCGTGGAAAATCTGGAGGAGGACCAAAAGCTGCAGGACCTCGTTCTTTCGGTATACCACGCTGCTAGGATAACGTTTCAGTCAACCTTGGCGCATAAAATAGTCGAGAACTCGGATGGAAGAGCGTTTATTAGAATAGTATCTCAGTATTCACAGGGAACAGTACAGCGGAAATGA
- a CDS encoding AAA family ATPase, with translation MTYFNPEPKKRKEDFFDMKDEWEKLDSSLSKGKMVVVTGLRRYGKTSLMLTYLNETGKRYVYVDCKFLPPAVSLKSFMSLLEAGLSNVDWGRRLLGKVSLAEVSLGGFGLKFKNKEEENLLRTIKALEGSVLVVDEAQALRNSAYRFDSLLAYIFDNLDIKLMISGSEVGLLYRFLRIDDPSAPLYGRAFSEIRIKPLPRDMAREFLAEGFKQEKISVDERVLDEAVENLDGVIGWLTYFGYSYVTGEADAKRIYEGASKLAVEELKRALTLYGEGEPRYREALKIVATLRSASWSEIKRGIGARLGEVTDSKLSNILKNLKDSGFIVKDENGYSISDPVLARGILSYL, from the coding sequence ATGACCTATTTTAACCCGGAGCCGAAGAAAAGGAAGGAGGACTTTTTTGATATGAAAGATGAGTGGGAGAAGTTAGATTCGTCCTTAAGCAAAGGAAAGATGGTCGTAGTAACCGGCCTGAGGAGATATGGGAAGACTTCGCTCATGTTGACTTACCTGAATGAGACAGGGAAAAGATACGTGTATGTCGACTGCAAGTTTCTGCCTCCAGCCGTCTCGCTCAAGTCCTTCATGTCCCTTTTAGAGGCTGGGCTTTCAAATGTGGACTGGGGGAGGAGGCTCCTTGGGAAGGTAAGCCTGGCAGAGGTCAGCTTAGGAGGCTTCGGGCTTAAGTTCAAAAATAAAGAGGAGGAGAACCTGCTGAGAACTATAAAGGCGCTCGAAGGGAGCGTCCTGGTTGTGGATGAAGCCCAGGCCCTGAGGAACTCCGCGTACAGGTTCGACTCGCTGCTAGCCTATATATTTGATAATCTTGACATAAAGCTCATGATATCCGGCTCCGAGGTTGGGCTGCTTTACAGATTTCTTAGGATTGATGACCCCAGCGCCCCACTCTACGGAAGGGCCTTCAGCGAGATAAGGATCAAGCCGCTTCCCAGGGATATGGCGAGGGAGTTTCTCGCCGAGGGATTTAAGCAGGAAAAAATTTCGGTCGATGAGAGAGTTTTGGACGAAGCCGTGGAAAACTTAGACGGGGTCATCGGCTGGCTAACCTACTTCGGCTATTCCTATGTAACTGGTGAAGCTGACGCCAAAAGGATATACGAAGGCGCCTCAAAGTTAGCTGTTGAAGAGCTTAAAAGGGCCCTTACGCTGTACGGAGAGGGAGAGCCCAGGTACAGGGAAGCCCTGAAGATCGTGGCCACGCTGAGATCAGCTTCATGGTCAGAAATTAAGAGGGGAATAGGGGCGAGGCTCGGCGAAGTAACCGATTCTAAGCTCTCAAATATACTTAAAAATCTTAAAGATTCAGGATTCATAGTTAAGGATGAGAATGGATACAGCATTTCAGACCCAGTTCTAGCGAGGGGGATCCTATCTTACTTGTGA
- a CDS encoding RNA ligase family protein, with translation MKLWREYPSVDHLSQVLRYHSIEEILAQPIVIEVKRDGENVSVWMGEDGKIHASSHHNIDAPQNTVARLERTHTFRTLARAIHALNWLIFYGELLLARSPTGIERPKRRIDWVVFDIYDTERGRFLQQDEFESTCSTYHLNHAKVLEVKKFSDEDELKAATSKWLNWCRRHHYEGVVLKTYDRSIRWKAKIELPTPTSSAGGSTAQLPPMPEEKYWRALINALEELRLKYPNPDELKAAWMDPSKAMPVFAKHVETEAREHGFGAMKNPYRIWLEKREDVLKEVGLG, from the coding sequence ATGAAGCTATGGAGGGAGTACCCGAGCGTGGATCATCTATCACAGGTGCTTCGCTACCATTCCATAGAGGAGATACTCGCCCAACCAATAGTCATCGAAGTGAAGCGTGATGGCGAGAACGTCTCCGTGTGGATGGGGGAGGATGGCAAGATACATGCCTCATCTCACCATAATATAGACGCGCCGCAGAATACAGTGGCGCGCCTGGAGCGCACGCACACCTTCAGGACGCTGGCGAGGGCCATTCACGCGCTTAACTGGTTAATTTTCTACGGGGAACTGCTACTGGCGCGTTCACCGACCGGCATCGAGCGTCCGAAGAGGCGGATCGATTGGGTGGTGTTCGATATATACGACACCGAGAGGGGGCGCTTCCTACAACAGGACGAATTTGAATCGACCTGCAGTACGTATCACCTAAACCACGCGAAGGTCCTCGAGGTGAAAAAGTTCAGCGACGAGGATGAGCTGAAGGCGGCGACCAGTAAATGGCTGAACTGGTGCCGTCGGCATCACTACGAAGGCGTCGTGTTGAAGACTTACGATAGATCGATCAGGTGGAAGGCCAAGATAGAGCTGCCGACCCCCACATCGAGTGCTGGCGGAAGCACGGCGCAACTCCCTCCTATGCCGGAGGAGAAATATTGGCGGGCCTTGATCAACGCGCTGGAGGAGCTCCGGTTAAAATATCCCAACCCGGACGAGTTGAAGGCCGCGTGGATGGATCCCTCGAAGGCGATGCCGGTCTTCGCCAAGCACGTAGAAACGGAGGCGCGCGAACACGGTTTTGGAGCCATGAAGAACCCGTATAGAATATGGCTGGAGAAACGCGAGGATGTGCTCAAAGAGGTCGGTTTGGGATAG
- a CDS encoding AAA family ATPase, with product MLFDPRPKASRGELFDREKELKILDDSVGKPLIVVAGIRRVGKSSLLMSFLENWRGVYVDLRDVRTRADLYRKLSEGLSGSLRRLGEGFLSHIRGVRAMGLEVELKWKGTDSVSISGLVEELSAEERTVFVFDEVQGLRPPLSLELRNAVSYVYDNVPNSTVVLSGSEIGLLKDFVGVDNPESPLFGRYYTEVRVERFPRSLSMEFLERGFKEAGSGVSEDVVERGVELFDGIPGWLVYYGMAVVEGRDMDEILESAVSLAEAEMEKLSDREKQVVKAIARGARSWAEVRRAVEESSGAVIPKSALTRAVRRLEKLSVIQGYQFLDPVYERAARRL from the coding sequence ATGCTGTTCGATCCGAGGCCCAAGGCCAGCAGGGGCGAGCTCTTCGACAGGGAGAAGGAGCTGAAGATCCTAGACGACTCTGTAGGCAAGCCGCTCATCGTTGTGGCAGGCATAAGGCGGGTCGGAAAGTCGTCCCTCCTCATGTCGTTCTTGGAGAACTGGCGTGGGGTGTACGTGGATCTGCGCGATGTGAGGACGAGGGCGGACCTGTACCGCAAGCTCTCCGAGGGGCTCTCCGGCTCACTGCGGAGGCTGGGCGAGGGCTTCCTAAGCCATATACGGGGCGTCAGGGCGATGGGACTCGAGGTGGAGCTGAAGTGGAAGGGGACGGACTCGGTGAGCATCTCCGGACTCGTGGAGGAGCTATCCGCAGAGGAGAGGACCGTCTTCGTATTCGACGAGGTACAGGGGCTGAGGCCTCCCCTATCCCTGGAGCTCAGGAACGCCGTGAGCTACGTCTACGACAACGTCCCCAACTCCACCGTAGTGCTGAGCGGCTCCGAGATAGGACTGCTCAAGGACTTCGTGGGGGTCGACAACCCCGAATCACCTCTCTTCGGCAGATACTACACGGAGGTCCGGGTCGAGCGGTTTCCGAGGTCCCTGTCCATGGAGTTCCTGGAGCGCGGCTTCAAGGAGGCCGGGAGTGGCGTGAGCGAGGATGTCGTGGAGAGAGGGGTGGAGCTCTTCGATGGAATACCTGGGTGGCTGGTCTACTATGGGATGGCCGTGGTGGAGGGCAGGGACATGGACGAGATCTTGGAGTCGGCGGTCTCCTTGGCCGAGGCAGAGATGGAGAAGCTGAGCGATAGGGAGAAGCAGGTGGTCAAGGCAATAGCTAGAGGTGCCAGGAGCTGGGCCGAGGTGAGGCGGGCAGTGGAGGAGAGCAGCGGAGCCGTGATCCCCAAGTCGGCGCTCACGCGCGCAGTTAGGAGGCTGGAGAAGCTGAGCGTGATACAGGGCTACCAGTTCCTGGATCCGGTCTACGAGAGGGCCGCGAGGAGGCTCTGA
- a CDS encoding nucleotidyl transferase AbiEii/AbiGii toxin family protein: MIELSRRFDFVLHGGTAVWRIYGGKRFSYDVDVYLAKPEDVLRFLSDAGWAELTKRRITGTGRAFFRMENRVPVELEISPPPEGLRPVEGDFWLTDGTSMVVKTLSPEDLLREKVDAFIDRRKARDLYDIYYLLDFCERERIMDSLGKLLPLLESPPGDFAVLRELVLVGRAPDFDAIRFKVRAYAED; this comes from the coding sequence GTGATCGAGCTCTCCAGGAGGTTCGACTTTGTCCTTCACGGCGGCACGGCGGTCTGGAGGATCTATGGGGGTAAGAGGTTCTCCTACGACGTGGACGTCTACCTAGCGAAGCCCGAGGACGTCCTGAGATTCCTTTCGGATGCGGGGTGGGCTGAGCTGACGAAGCGCAGAATCACGGGAACTGGTAGGGCGTTCTTCAGGATGGAGAACAGGGTCCCCGTGGAGCTGGAGATATCCCCCCCTCCAGAGGGACTCAGACCGGTAGAGGGCGATTTCTGGCTCACGGATGGAACCAGTATGGTGGTCAAAACGCTGTCCCCAGAGGACCTTCTGAGGGAGAAGGTAGACGCCTTCATCGATAGGAGGAAGGCCAGGGATCTCTACGACATCTACTACCTTCTTGACTTCTGCGAGCGGGAAAGGATTATGGATTCCCTGGGAAAGCTCCTTCCTCTGCTGGAATCGCCGCCCGGCGACTTCGCCGTGCTCAGGGAGCTCGTGCTCGTTGGCAGGGCCCCGGACTTCGATGCGATCAGGTTCAAGGTGAGGGCATATGCCGAGGATTAA